Below is a window of Quercus robur chromosome 6, dhQueRobu3.1, whole genome shotgun sequence DNA.
ATGACAATGTCCTCACTGGGTGTGGCAGGCACTTCTCTTAGCTAAATATTTTGCACTAGTTTGGTGAGACTAAtacgtggctttttttttttttttttgagaatatacGTGGCTTTTTTGGAGACTTtagttatatatttattgaaatattaaaataactacATTGATATGAATGCTTTAAGGTCTATTTCATGATGATTGGTGTctaaaatatcaatcaaattgtttccactaaaaaaaataaatcaattggtttttgCCATAAACAAGAGTATTAATCTTAGTAAGTTTCAGTCAGTTCAACTGATAAAATctttaatagttgaataagaaatttgaaattcaattgcTATCTaaccaaaaattgattaatgttttagtttaataataaaaatttatcataaaaaaagatatcataaattgaaactaaaaaaaacaaaaaaaaatttatttatttattttggttaggATGGATTTGATTCCACATCTTTTATTTGAGTACGGATAACTGAGTAAAGGAGTTGAGCTAACCGGGATTGTACACTTTTTAGCAGTTGAGCTCACCAGATCCAAAAAATGTAACGATTAACGTTATATTTATAGCTCCCCATTTCCCTTCCCTGCTCCCATATCTTCGTTCTTACCGAATTTCACTCACTTCtcacactctcacacacacactctctcacacacacacacacacaatggaCTACCACTCGAACCACCGCGCTACTCGCTCTCCCTCCTCCTCCGCCTCCTCCACCTCCTCTTACACTCCAAACCCtcccaccacaaccaccaccaccaccaccacaactaccaccaccaccgccgccTCTGACCCGATGCACTCCTGGTGGGAATCCGTATCCAAAGCCCGTTCTCGAATCCAcgctctctcttctctcctctcCAATTCCTCCCCTTCCtcctcttccttctccttctcttccCTCGCCGACTCCGACCGCCCCGCCCTCTCCCTCCTCTCCTCCCCCACCGCCTACTCCCTCATCTCCTCCGCCCTCTCCTCCCCTCTCTCCGGATCCGGATCCGACCCGCTCTGCCAATGGCTCTACGACACCTACCTCTCCTCCGACCCTCACTTGCAACTCGTCGTCCTTTCTTTCCTCCCTCTCATCTCCGCCCTCTACCTCTCTCGCATCCACTCCGAcgactctctctccctcccttcCCTCGCCGGATTCGAAGCCGTACTCCTCGCTCTCTACGCTTCCGAAACCAAATCCCGCAACGGAAAGCCGATTCTCATCCAAATCCCTGACCTCTCTCAGCCCTCGCTCTACCACACTCCTCGCCGCACCACCCCCGCCGCTAACAATCGGCCTTCCGTTGGAATTTTGTCGCTGCCTTTAGAGCCGCAGATCGCCGTTAAATCCACGAAACGAGCTTGCATCGTCGGCGTCGCTCTCGATTGCTATTACAAGCAGATCTCGCAGATGCCGAGTTGGTCTAAGCTCGAATTTTGCCGATCCGTCGCTGCCTGGGCCGGCCAGGACTGTCCTTGTAAAAGAGAGTTCGACGACGAATTCGAAAACTGCACGTCGTTTTCGGATTCTAGAGCAATCGAGAATGGATGTGAGATTGAGATTGAAGGTGTGGTTGAAGAGATGAACAAATTAGGGATCCAGAAATACAAGGCTGGTGATAACGATGATGAAAATTCCGAAAAACCTAAGGGGATTAGAATTCCGTTACCTTGGGAGCTATTGCAACCGGCATTGAGGATTTTAGGGCATTGCTTGTTGGCTCCGTTGAATCCACAAGACGTAAAGGACGAAGCCGCGGTGGCCGTGAGGTGTTTATACGCCAGAGCTTCTCATGATCTGGTTCCGCAGGCGATCTTGGCCACGAGGAGCCTTATTCAGCTTGATAAGAGGGCGCGCGCGGCTGCTAAGATGGAGGCAGAAGCAGCAGCAGCTGCAGCA
It encodes the following:
- the LOC126689188 gene encoding A-agglutinin anchorage subunit, with product MDYHSNHRATRSPSSSASSTSSYTPNPPTTTTTTTTTTTTTTAASDPMHSWWESVSKARSRIHALSSLLSNSSPSSSSFSFSSLADSDRPALSLLSSPTAYSLISSALSSPLSGSGSDPLCQWLYDTYLSSDPHLQLVVLSFLPLISALYLSRIHSDDSLSLPSLAGFEAVLLALYASETKSRNGKPILIQIPDLSQPSLYHTPRRTTPAANNRPSVGILSLPLEPQIAVKSTKRACIVGVALDCYYKQISQMPSWSKLEFCRSVAAWAGQDCPCKREFDDEFENCTSFSDSRAIENGCEIEIEGVVEEMNKLGIQKYKAGDNDDENSEKPKGIRIPLPWELLQPALRILGHCLLAPLNPQDVKDEAAVAVRCLYARASHDLVPQAILATRSLIQLDKRARAAAKMEAEAAAAAANASSNSNTPSKAKKPEILLVSK